A genomic segment from Candidatus Omnitrophota bacterium encodes:
- a CDS encoding aminomethyltransferase beta-barrel domain-containing protein: MAAISPERFAVEFEEPQYGAAPGQALVLCSGEWILGGGTILLLDRNMGKTR, translated from the coding sequence ATCGCGGCTATATCGCCGGAGCGATTCGCCGTCGAATTCGAAGAGCCGCAATACGGCGCCGCGCCGGGCCAGGCGTTGGTTTTATGCTCCGGCGAATGGATTTTGGGCGGAGGGACGATTTTGCTGTTGGATAGGAATATGGGAAAGACAAGGTGA